The proteins below come from a single Chryseobacterium nepalense genomic window:
- a CDS encoding ribonucleotide-diphosphate reductase subunit beta has product MGIFDKRVSYKPFEYPEVLQFVEAINKSFWVHSEVDFTADVQDFHSQLEPHEKHAVKNALLAIAQIEVSVKTFWGNLYNHLPKPEFNGLGSTFAECEFRHSEAYSRLLEVLGYNEEFAHVVEIPAVKKRIDFLSNVLKHANSATPKEYVSSLLLFSILIENVSLFSQFAIILSFTRFKGYMKNVSNIIAWTSVDEQIHANAGIYLINKIREEQPDLLTDSDIEDIYTLVDQSVELEGEILDWIFELGELNVFSKEDLLNFMKYRVDDSLKKINMNTRYNVTPEQYRPMVWFEEEVFANSMDDFFAKRPVDYTKHDKSITANDLF; this is encoded by the coding sequence ATGGGAATTTTTGATAAAAGAGTAAGCTATAAACCATTTGAATACCCTGAGGTTCTTCAATTCGTGGAAGCAATCAACAAGTCATTTTGGGTGCACTCGGAAGTGGATTTTACCGCAGATGTTCAGGATTTTCATTCACAGCTGGAACCGCACGAAAAGCACGCCGTAAAAAATGCACTTCTGGCTATTGCACAGATTGAAGTATCTGTAAAAACATTCTGGGGAAATTTATATAACCATCTTCCAAAGCCGGAGTTCAACGGTTTAGGATCTACCTTCGCCGAGTGTGAGTTCCGTCACTCTGAAGCCTATTCCAGATTATTGGAAGTATTAGGCTATAACGAAGAATTTGCTCATGTCGTAGAAATTCCTGCCGTAAAAAAGAGAATTGATTTTTTATCAAATGTCCTGAAACACGCCAATTCTGCAACACCTAAGGAATATGTTTCTTCTCTTTTATTATTCAGTATCCTTATTGAAAATGTTTCGCTTTTCTCTCAATTTGCCATCATCCTTTCCTTCACCAGATTCAAAGGATATATGAAGAATGTTTCCAATATCATCGCATGGACTTCCGTAGATGAGCAGATTCACGCCAATGCAGGAATTTACCTGATCAATAAAATCCGTGAAGAACAGCCTGATTTATTAACTGATTCTGATATTGAAGATATTTATACCTTAGTTGACCAGTCTGTAGAACTGGAAGGAGAAATCCTTGACTGGATCTTCGAATTGGGAGAGCTGAATGTTTTCTCAAAAGAAGACTTATTAAACTTTATGAAATACCGTGTTGATGACAGTTTAAAGAAAATCAACATGAATACAAGATACAATGTCACTCCGGAACAATACCGCCCAATGGTTTGGTTTGAAGAGGAAGTGTTTGCCAATTCAATGGATGATTTCTTTGCGAAAAGACCGGTGGATTATACAAAACACGATAAGAGTATTACGGCGAACGATTTATTTTAA
- a CDS encoding ABC transporter ATP-binding protein: MLVIQDLHKSYDTGKSKLHVLKGINLTISEGEFVSIMGSSGSGKSTLLNIIGILDEKDSGIYELDGVPIEHLSEVKAAEYRSKFLGFIFQSFNLIGYKTALDNVALPLYYQNVPRKERERRAMEYLEKVGLAQWANHLPNELSGGQKQRVAIARALITNPKVVLADEPTGALDSKTTHDIMKLLQDINNEGKTIIVVTHEPDVAAQTKRNVILKDGIIESDEFIKQLVL; the protein is encoded by the coding sequence ATGTTAGTAATTCAGGATTTACATAAGTCATACGATACCGGAAAAAGTAAGCTTCATGTTCTTAAAGGAATTAACCTTACCATTTCCGAAGGTGAGTTTGTTTCTATTATGGGGAGTTCCGGATCCGGAAAATCAACCCTGCTTAATATTATCGGTATTCTTGATGAAAAGGATTCCGGAATATATGAGCTGGATGGCGTTCCGATAGAACACCTTTCGGAAGTAAAAGCTGCGGAGTACAGGAGTAAATTTTTAGGATTTATCTTTCAGTCATTCAACCTGATCGGGTATAAAACCGCTCTGGATAATGTTGCCCTTCCTTTATATTACCAGAATGTTCCGAGAAAAGAACGTGAACGCAGAGCAATGGAGTATCTGGAAAAAGTAGGGCTTGCGCAGTGGGCCAACCATTTGCCCAATGAACTTTCGGGAGGGCAGAAACAGAGAGTTGCCATCGCAAGGGCTCTGATCACCAACCCAAAAGTTGTGCTTGCCGATGAGCCTACCGGAGCATTGGATTCCAAAACCACACACGATATTATGAAACTGCTTCAGGATATTAATAATGAAGGAAAAACTATCATTGTTGTTACACACGAACCGGATGTGGCTGCCCAAACCAAACGAAATGTCATTCTGAAAGACGGAATTATAGAAAGTGATGAGTTTATTAAGCAGCTGGTTTTATAG
- a CDS encoding ABC transporter permease, with protein sequence MFDLDRWQEIFSSIRSNVLRTVLSGFTVALGLFIFIVLFGIGTGLQNAFTQGFARDAQNLISIVTGKTTIAYNGLQSDRQVTMNNDDYDFLVNIDKEKVGSSTPRYTSNLLVKYGKESGNYQINGAKPEEQTIENRKILEGRYLTPTDLERKQNVAVIGRMVQRDLIKNGSPVGKELNINGTMFKVVGVFSDDGGDWDERHITVPITTLQQMKKGSDTVSINYIAYNEKLTPQEAIKYGDELKERLKSRKNVAPDDENGVRVWNNAQNMNDTFAFMAVLTGIVGFIGLGTLAAGIIGISNIMVYIVKERTKEIGVRKAIGAKPKTIVALIVQESVVITVISGLIGVGLGVLALYLIGNNLEEYFIKDPSVGWGHIFAAFIALVFSGLIAGFVPAYRASKIKPIEALRTE encoded by the coding sequence ATGTTCGACTTAGATCGCTGGCAGGAAATATTCAGTTCTATTCGCAGTAATGTATTGCGGACGGTACTTTCCGGCTTTACTGTGGCTTTGGGATTATTTATTTTTATTGTTCTGTTCGGGATAGGAACGGGCCTGCAGAATGCATTTACACAAGGTTTTGCAAGAGATGCCCAAAACCTGATTTCCATTGTAACAGGAAAAACAACGATTGCCTACAATGGACTTCAGTCTGACAGACAAGTGACCATGAATAATGACGACTACGATTTCCTTGTTAATATTGATAAAGAAAAAGTAGGAAGTTCCACTCCAAGATATACATCCAATTTATTGGTTAAATACGGTAAAGAGAGCGGCAATTATCAGATTAACGGGGCCAAGCCTGAAGAGCAGACCATTGAAAACAGAAAAATCCTTGAAGGAAGATATCTTACTCCTACTGATTTGGAAAGAAAACAGAATGTAGCTGTAATCGGAAGGATGGTTCAGCGTGACCTTATCAAAAACGGAAGTCCTGTAGGAAAAGAATTAAATATCAACGGAACCATGTTTAAAGTGGTTGGTGTATTTTCAGATGACGGCGGCGACTGGGACGAGAGGCACATTACTGTTCCGATTACTACATTGCAGCAGATGAAAAAAGGTTCGGATACCGTGAGCATTAATTATATCGCTTATAATGAAAAATTAACGCCCCAGGAAGCCATAAAGTACGGAGACGAACTAAAAGAAAGGCTAAAATCAAGAAAAAATGTAGCACCGGACGATGAAAACGGTGTAAGGGTCTGGAACAATGCCCAGAATATGAACGATACTTTTGCATTCATGGCAGTACTAACCGGAATTGTCGGCTTTATCGGTTTGGGAACGCTGGCAGCCGGAATTATCGGGATCAGCAATATTATGGTATATATCGTAAAAGAAAGGACCAAGGAAATCGGGGTGCGGAAAGCGATCGGAGCGAAACCAAAAACTATTGTGGCGCTGATTGTTCAGGAAAGTGTTGTGATTACGGTAATCTCCGGATTAATTGGGGTTGGTCTCGGTGTGCTGGCTCTCTACTTAATAGGAAATAATCTGGAAGAATATTTTATTAAAGATCCTAGTGTAGGGTGGGGACACATTTTTGCGGCATTCATAGCACTGGTTTTTTCAGGATTGATTGCAGGATTTGTGCCGGCTTACAGAGCTTCTAAAATTAAACCTATTGAAGCACTGAGAACAGAATGA
- a CDS encoding NAD(P)/FAD-dependent oxidoreductase has translation MKNNFDVIIIGGSYTGLSAGMSLGRSLRNVLIIDSGKPCNWQTPHSHNFLTQDGKAPKEISEIAKDQVLKYETVSFLEGRVAKTSQNSEGFEVEIDNGEKFSAKKIILASGVKDQIPDIKGFAECWGISVIHCPYCHGYEVKGKKTGILSNGDLAFEFSKLVFNLSKDLSLFTNGECTLNEEQIERFSQNKINIVEDEIKEIVHENGNIRKIVFKNGSEKALEALYAKIPFEQNINTEDLQLELTEHGFIKIDHFHKTSTDGVFACGDNTTMMRSVANAVAQGNFTGAIVNKELSEDGF, from the coding sequence ATGAAAAATAACTTTGACGTAATCATAATAGGAGGAAGCTATACTGGACTTTCTGCCGGAATGTCTCTCGGAAGATCATTAAGAAATGTTTTGATTATCGACAGCGGAAAACCTTGTAACTGGCAGACTCCTCATTCACATAACTTTCTTACGCAGGATGGTAAAGCTCCGAAAGAAATTTCAGAAATAGCAAAAGACCAGGTTTTAAAATATGAAACGGTAAGTTTTCTTGAAGGCAGGGTTGCAAAAACATCTCAAAATTCAGAAGGTTTTGAAGTGGAAATAGATAACGGTGAAAAATTTTCAGCTAAAAAAATAATTCTGGCTTCCGGAGTTAAAGATCAGATACCGGATATTAAAGGATTTGCCGAGTGTTGGGGGATTTCCGTGATCCATTGTCCTTATTGTCACGGCTATGAGGTTAAAGGTAAAAAAACAGGAATTCTTTCCAACGGTGATCTTGCTTTCGAATTTTCAAAACTGGTTTTTAATCTGTCTAAAGATCTCAGTTTATTTACCAACGGAGAATGTACATTAAATGAAGAACAGATAGAGAGATTCAGTCAAAATAAAATTAATATTGTTGAAGACGAAATAAAAGAAATTGTTCATGAAAATGGTAATATCCGGAAAATTGTATTTAAAAACGGAAGCGAAAAAGCTCTTGAAGCATTGTATGCAAAAATTCCTTTTGAGCAGAATATCAATACCGAAGATTTACAGCTTGAACTTACCGAGCATGGGTTTATTAAAATAGACCATTTTCATAAAACAAGTACCGATGGTGTATTTGCCTGTGGTGACAATACCACCATGATGCGATCTGTAGCCAATGCGGTTGCGCAGGGAAATTTTACCGGAGCCATTGTGAATAAAGAATTATCAGAAGACGGATTTTAA
- the glyA gene encoding serine hydroxymethyltransferase gives MDIIFDLIEKERQRQTHGIEMIASENFVSDNVMKAVGSVLTNKYAEGYPGKRYYGGCEVVDEVETLAIERAKQLFGVDYVNVQPHSGSQANAAIYLAVLKPGDKIMGMDLSMGGHLTHGSSVNFSGIQYDVVSYGVQQETGLIDYDQMREVALREKPKMLIAGFSAYSRDLDYAKFREVADEIGATLWADIAHPAGLVAKGLLNSPFEHCHVVTTTTHKTLRGPRGGMIMMGKDFENTYGHKTPKGEIKMMSQVLDGSVFPGIQGGPLEHVIAGKAVAFGEALDVKFETYAKQVKSNAQALAKAMIDRGFDIVSGGTDNHLMLVDLRNKGVNGKETEKALVLADITCNKNMVPFDDKSPFTTSGIRLGTAAITTRGLKENDMDTIAGLISEVVDNIKNEEVLTSVRKKVNELMEGKALFNY, from the coding sequence ATGGATATTATTTTCGACCTGATTGAAAAAGAAAGACAAAGACAAACTCATGGAATTGAGATGATTGCATCAGAGAACTTTGTTTCTGATAATGTGATGAAAGCCGTGGGAAGTGTGCTTACCAATAAATATGCTGAAGGATATCCCGGAAAAAGATATTACGGAGGTTGCGAAGTAGTAGATGAGGTTGAAACGCTGGCTATTGAAAGAGCAAAACAGCTTTTTGGGGTGGACTATGTAAATGTACAGCCGCATTCAGGTTCTCAGGCGAATGCCGCCATTTATCTTGCCGTTTTAAAACCGGGCGACAAAATTATGGGAATGGATCTTTCTATGGGAGGTCACCTTACTCATGGTTCTTCGGTTAATTTTTCAGGAATTCAGTATGATGTGGTTTCTTACGGAGTGCAGCAAGAGACTGGTCTTATCGATTACGATCAAATGAGAGAAGTTGCTCTGAGAGAAAAGCCTAAAATGCTTATCGCCGGTTTTTCAGCATATTCTCGTGATCTTGATTATGCCAAATTCAGAGAAGTAGCAGACGAAATTGGTGCGACACTTTGGGCAGATATTGCACATCCTGCCGGTTTGGTAGCTAAAGGTCTATTGAATTCCCCATTTGAGCACTGTCATGTTGTAACGACAACTACTCATAAAACATTGAGAGGTCCGCGTGGAGGAATGATTATGATGGGAAAAGATTTTGAAAATACATATGGCCACAAAACTCCGAAAGGGGAAATCAAAATGATGAGCCAGGTATTGGATGGTTCCGTTTTTCCGGGTATTCAGGGAGGTCCGCTGGAGCATGTGATTGCCGGAAAAGCAGTTGCTTTCGGGGAAGCTTTGGATGTGAAATTTGAAACCTATGCAAAGCAGGTAAAATCCAATGCACAGGCATTAGCAAAAGCAATGATTGACAGAGGTTTTGATATTGTAAGCGGAGGAACGGATAATCATTTAATGCTTGTAGATCTCAGAAACAAAGGTGTAAACGGTAAAGAAACTGAAAAAGCTTTGGTGCTTGCTGATATTACCTGCAACAAGAACATGGTTCCTTTTGATGACAAATCACCATTTACAACTTCAGGGATCAGATTGGGAACTGCAGCTATCACCACAAGAGGATTGAAAGAGAATGATATGGATACTATTGCAGGATTAATTTCTGAAGTAGTAGACAATATTAAAAATGAAGAAGTACTTACTTCCGTTAGAAAAAAAGTGAATGAATTAATGGAAGGCAAAGCTTTATTTAACTATTAA
- a CDS encoding ABC transporter permease has product MNILFKKDTWQEIYYSLRNNKLRTFLTMIGVGWGMFLYVSLLGAAKGMENGFDKLFSGFATNSIFLWAQNTSIPYEGFPKGRQMHLHLSDIDMLKRKISEIDYISPQNSRGSFTGTPGESMSRNGKSGTYALTGDYPVGNKISEKKLIFGRYINDADVSGNKNVAVIGEEIYKNFFDSKKNESPIGKSINIKGIFFNVIGVFRIKKNGGFENDQTVFIPLSTYTKMYNAGDQIDMFAIVSKPNVDVNSVEKTVKLELKAKNKVSPEDTNAFGSFNLGKEFKKLTGFLTGMQLLTIIVGTLTILAGVIAISNILLITVKERTKEIGIRRALGAKPSEVRNQILLESVVITLSSGLLGFMFGIFVLMILNVATQGQDSFPFYNPTVNYGNVFAAMAVMVILGLIIGMIPAQRAVKIRPIEALRTE; this is encoded by the coding sequence ATGAATATATTATTTAAAAAAGATACTTGGCAGGAAATTTATTATTCACTCAGGAATAATAAGCTTCGGACTTTCCTTACCATGATTGGTGTGGGTTGGGGTATGTTTTTGTATGTAAGTCTTCTGGGAGCAGCTAAAGGAATGGAGAACGGCTTTGATAAGCTCTTTTCCGGATTTGCTACCAATTCTATTTTTCTCTGGGCGCAAAACACATCTATTCCTTACGAAGGTTTCCCTAAAGGAAGACAGATGCACCTCCATCTTTCTGATATCGACATGCTGAAAAGAAAAATTTCCGAAATTGATTACATTTCACCACAGAATTCAAGAGGAAGTTTCACGGGAACACCGGGAGAATCCATGTCAAGAAACGGGAAAAGCGGAACCTATGCTTTAACAGGAGATTATCCGGTAGGAAATAAGATCTCGGAAAAGAAACTGATTTTCGGTAGGTATATCAATGATGCAGATGTTTCCGGAAATAAAAATGTAGCGGTAATCGGAGAAGAGATTTATAAAAACTTTTTTGATTCTAAAAAGAATGAAAGCCCAATTGGGAAATCCATTAATATTAAAGGAATCTTTTTTAACGTGATCGGTGTATTCAGAATAAAGAAAAACGGAGGGTTTGAAAATGATCAAACAGTTTTTATCCCGCTTTCCACTTATACCAAAATGTATAATGCAGGAGATCAGATTGATATGTTTGCTATTGTGAGTAAACCTAATGTCGACGTGAATTCCGTTGAAAAAACCGTAAAACTTGAATTAAAAGCTAAAAATAAAGTTTCTCCAGAAGATACCAATGCTTTCGGAAGCTTTAATCTCGGCAAAGAATTTAAAAAATTGACGGGCTTTCTTACGGGAATGCAGCTTCTTACCATTATTGTGGGAACATTAACCATTCTTGCGGGAGTAATTGCCATTTCAAATATCCTTTTGATTACCGTTAAAGAAAGAACTAAAGAAATAGGAATCCGAAGAGCATTAGGGGCAAAACCTTCCGAAGTGAGAAACCAGATTCTCCTGGAAAGTGTCGTGATTACGTTGTCTTCCGGACTTTTAGGTTTTATGTTCGGGATTTTTGTGCTTATGATTTTAAATGTAGCCACCCAGGGACAGGATTCATTTCCTTTTTATAATCCTACGGTCAATTATGGAAATGTTTTTGCGGCGATGGCGGTTATGGTGATTTTAGGACTTATCATAGGAATGATTCCGGCACAAAGAGCGGTAAAAATACGTCCTATTGAAGCATTAAGAACAGAATAA
- a CDS encoding nucleoside-diphosphate sugar epimerase/dehydratase, with product MYNSFRKKMFGGDNVVNLSDVRYLPRWIILVIDIIILVISLFLATYIIEKITRSEFIYHNDKIVVFAGVIFSNVMFMYVFKTYAGIIRHSTFIDLFKLLISCFCTLFLVGSANIICEWITGKEFIINPFLILYFIISFMGLFLFRLYVKEFFHIVREYRRSTLKKRILVLGIDEQSIAIARAILDNPSLPYHVVGFLTQRTDSKRAYLLGKPIFAKEKIEENAKEELLIDGIIIIKEMMSKDEMNSWVNLFLEKDLNIFKAPSVQKLRDSDFAGSIRNLQIEDLLNRKPIKIENEEIKRRHFNKNILVTGGAGSIGSEIVRQVAQFNPSLIVVLDQAETPLYDIELEMKEKFPHVRFKFVLADVSNKHRIEPLFQTYNFSMVYHAAAYKHVPLVEENPHEGILVNVLGSKIIATLSSKYKVNRFVMISTDKAVNPTNVMGASKRAAELFVQSLQNVEGNTTKFITTRFGNVLGSNGSVIPHFKRQIEAGGPVTITHPDIVRYFMTIPEACELVLQAGTMGQGGEIFVFDMGEPVKILDLARRMIKLSGFEPNIDIKIIYTGLRPGEKLYEELLSDDAKTLPTHNEKIMISKDPIMEFLEIETLVNSITKASLRRDKVEVVKLLKIIVPEFRSNNSIYEVLDK from the coding sequence ATGTACAACTCTTTTAGAAAGAAAATGTTCGGAGGAGATAATGTTGTCAATCTCTCGGATGTAAGATATCTGCCACGGTGGATAATTCTTGTAATAGATATTATCATATTGGTAATATCACTATTTTTAGCTACCTATATTATAGAAAAAATTACGCGGTCTGAATTTATTTACCACAATGATAAGATTGTAGTATTTGCAGGAGTGATATTTTCGAATGTCATGTTTATGTATGTTTTTAAAACATATGCAGGTATTATAAGACACTCTACTTTTATAGATCTTTTTAAACTACTTATCTCATGCTTCTGTACATTGTTCTTAGTAGGAAGTGCCAACATCATTTGTGAGTGGATAACAGGGAAAGAATTTATTATTAATCCTTTTCTTATATTGTATTTCATAATTTCCTTTATGGGGCTTTTTCTGTTCAGGCTTTATGTGAAAGAGTTCTTTCATATAGTGAGAGAATACAGAAGAAGCACATTGAAGAAAAGAATTCTTGTACTGGGAATTGATGAACAGTCTATTGCCATTGCAAGGGCAATTTTGGATAATCCTAGCCTTCCTTACCACGTAGTAGGATTTCTTACACAGCGTACAGACTCTAAGAGAGCATATTTACTGGGAAAGCCCATTTTTGCCAAAGAAAAAATAGAAGAAAACGCTAAAGAAGAACTTCTTATTGATGGCATAATCATCATTAAAGAAATGATGTCTAAAGATGAAATGAATTCCTGGGTGAATTTATTTCTTGAAAAAGATCTCAATATATTCAAAGCACCATCGGTACAAAAGCTACGTGACAGTGATTTTGCGGGTTCCATCCGTAATCTTCAGATTGAGGATCTTCTGAACAGAAAACCGATTAAGATTGAAAACGAAGAAATCAAGAGAAGACATTTTAATAAGAACATCCTTGTAACAGGCGGAGCAGGCTCAATAGGTAGCGAAATTGTGCGCCAGGTTGCACAGTTTAATCCCTCACTTATTGTGGTTCTGGATCAGGCGGAAACACCTTTGTACGATATTGAACTGGAAATGAAAGAGAAGTTTCCTCATGTCAGATTCAAATTTGTACTGGCAGATGTCTCTAATAAACACAGGATAGAACCTTTATTCCAAACCTACAACTTTTCCATGGTATACCATGCGGCAGCCTATAAACACGTTCCGTTGGTGGAAGAGAATCCTCACGAAGGAATTCTTGTGAATGTACTCGGATCCAAAATTATAGCAACACTGTCCAGCAAATATAAGGTAAACCGATTCGTAATGATTTCTACAGATAAGGCGGTAAATCCCACCAATGTGATGGGAGCATCAAAAAGAGCTGCTGAATTATTTGTGCAGTCGTTGCAGAATGTAGAAGGGAACACTACCAAATTTATTACTACCCGGTTCGGAAATGTTTTGGGATCCAACGGATCGGTAATTCCGCATTTCAAAAGACAGATTGAAGCCGGAGGACCTGTTACCATTACCCACCCGGATATTGTAAGATATTTTATGACGATTCCTGAAGCCTGCGAACTGGTACTACAGGCTGGTACGATGGGTCAGGGAGGAGAAATCTTTGTTTTTGACATGGGAGAGCCGGTGAAAATACTGGATCTGGCAAGAAGAATGATCAAGCTGTCGGGATTTGAGCCGAACATTGATATTAAAATTATTTATACAGGGCTAAGGCCAGGTGAAAAATTGTATGAGGAATTATTAAGTGACGATGCCAAAACATTGCCTACTCATAATGAAAAAATCATGATTTCCAAAGATCCTATCATGGAATTCCTGGAGATAGAAACGCTTGTAAATTCTATTACCAAAGCTTCCTTAAGAAGAGATAAAGTTGAAGTAGTAAAACTTCTGAAGATAATTGTTCCGGAATTCAGAAGTAATAATTCAATATATGAAGTACTGGATAAATAG
- a CDS encoding efflux RND transporter periplasmic adaptor subunit, whose amino-acid sequence MKKKFTWKKAIYIILGLLFAVALFSGIRYFVKSNSKQSEAFLTRKPTVQNMEDKVMATGKIIPKEEIEIKPNIAGIIDKILVDEGDRVEAGQLIATVRIVPNIAEVNNAQQNVNNQQLQISNARMNVENMRKQFEMQERLYKQGVASKQEFLNAQQQLYTTQQALKNSQQQLVTAQKALQIAKTGATPELQGLATTQIRSKAAGTVLEVPVKVGSQVIEANSFNAGTTICSIADLNSLIFQGEIDEAQAGKLKQGMDMKIVIGALQNKTFPGRLTMIAPKGKDNNGTIKFPVEGDVFNPNNEYIRAGFSANGEIVLTSKKNALLLDESLIQYEKKNGKDVPFVEVKQKDGKFKKVYVKLGASDGINVEILSGIRPDAEVKVWNPSDKDKEELKEKSKK is encoded by the coding sequence ATGAAAAAGAAATTCACCTGGAAAAAAGCCATTTATATTATTCTCGGGCTTTTATTTGCAGTGGCGCTGTTCTCAGGAATCAGATATTTTGTAAAATCCAATTCTAAGCAGAGCGAAGCTTTTCTTACCCGTAAGCCTACTGTTCAGAATATGGAAGACAAGGTAATGGCGACAGGAAAAATTATTCCAAAGGAAGAAATCGAAATCAAACCCAATATAGCAGGAATTATTGACAAAATTTTAGTGGACGAAGGCGACAGGGTGGAGGCCGGACAGTTGATCGCGACCGTAAGGATTGTCCCGAATATTGCTGAAGTGAATAATGCGCAACAAAATGTAAATAATCAGCAGCTCCAGATCAGCAATGCCAGGATGAATGTTGAAAACATGCGTAAGCAGTTTGAAATGCAGGAAAGACTTTACAAACAAGGAGTTGCCTCAAAACAGGAGTTTTTAAATGCACAACAGCAGCTTTATACAACACAACAGGCATTGAAAAATTCCCAACAGCAGCTCGTGACTGCGCAAAAAGCATTGCAGATTGCAAAAACAGGAGCTACTCCGGAACTTCAGGGGCTTGCTACAACGCAGATTCGTTCAAAAGCTGCAGGAACGGTTCTTGAAGTTCCTGTAAAAGTAGGAAGTCAGGTAATTGAAGCCAACTCTTTTAACGCAGGGACCACCATTTGTTCTATCGCCGATCTCAATTCTTTAATTTTTCAGGGAGAGATTGACGAGGCGCAGGCAGGAAAGCTTAAACAAGGAATGGATATGAAAATCGTCATCGGTGCTCTTCAGAATAAAACATTTCCGGGAAGACTGACGATGATTGCTCCGAAAGGTAAAGATAACAACGGAACGATCAAATTCCCTGTGGAAGGAGATGTATTCAACCCAAATAATGAATACATCAGAGCGGGATTTTCTGCCAACGGCGAAATTGTACTCACCTCAAAGAAAAACGCTTTATTGCTGGATGAATCTTTAATTCAGTATGAAAAGAAAAACGGTAAAGATGTACCTTTCGTTGAAGTGAAGCAAAAAGACGGTAAGTTCAAAAAAGTATACGTAAAATTAGGAGCAAGCGACGGAATTAATGTGGAAATTCTTTCCGGAATTCGCCCAGATGCAGAAGTAAAAGTCTGGAATCCTTCTGATAAAGACAAAGAAGAATTGAAAGAAAAATCAAAAAAATAG
- a CDS encoding regulatory protein RecX produces MEKKSFTFDEIKQKLVNYCVYQDRCHYEVEQKMKEFLLIDEAKEEIMLYLLQENYLNEERFTRSYIRGKFYIKHWGKTKIKIHLKQKQVPEKLINACFDEIDEQDYSKTIRKIYEDYYLKQKGLKEYQRKSKTIKYLMSRGFEYEKINDIFE; encoded by the coding sequence ATGGAAAAGAAATCGTTCACTTTTGATGAGATAAAACAAAAGCTGGTAAACTATTGTGTGTACCAGGATCGCTGTCATTATGAAGTTGAACAAAAAATGAAAGAGTTTCTCCTTATTGATGAAGCGAAAGAGGAAATCATGCTTTATCTTTTACAGGAAAATTATTTAAATGAAGAACGGTTTACGCGAAGCTATATCCGCGGGAAATTTTATATTAAACACTGGGGAAAAACGAAAATTAAAATTCACCTTAAACAAAAGCAGGTTCCTGAAAAATTAATTAATGCATGCTTTGATGAAATTGATGAACAGGATTATAGCAAAACGATCCGCAAAATCTATGAAGATTATTATTTGAAGCAAAAAGGGCTTAAAGAATATCAGCGTAAATCAAAAACCATAAAATATTTAATGAGCAGGGGGTTTGAATATGAAAAAATAAATGATATTTTTGAATAA